One window of Desulfarculus baarsii DSM 2075 genomic DNA carries:
- a CDS encoding YajD family HNH nuclease codes for MADKSKQAGGSIIEQARRHMQERENTYREMALKMYPWVCGRCGREFSGKRLRELTVHHKDHNHDNNPPDGSNWELLCVYCHDEEHSRYTTAQLTAQAPPASRGGQSLGPMGTLGDLLKAKLGQ; via the coding sequence GTGGCCGACAAGTCAAAGCAGGCCGGAGGGTCGATCATCGAGCAAGCCCGCCGCCACATGCAGGAGCGCGAAAACACCTACCGCGAGATGGCCCTGAAGATGTATCCGTGGGTCTGCGGGCGTTGCGGCCGCGAGTTCAGCGGCAAACGCCTGCGCGAACTGACCGTCCATCACAAGGACCATAACCACGACAACAACCCGCCCGACGGCAGCAACTGGGAGCTGTTGTGCGTCTATTGCCACGACGAGGAGCACTCGCGCTACACCACGGCCCAGTTGACCGCCCAAGCCCCGCCGGCCAGCCGCGGCGGCCAATCCCTGGGCCCCATGGGCACCTTGGGCGATCTGCTCAAGGCCAAGTTGGGCCAGTGA
- a CDS encoding cache domain-containing protein, whose product MLKKMLMLGSLAMLTVFVCLGAAQAADEKEAKAQAIAEKAAALIEAKGMAAIDELRKSDVGDNLFVCEESGQELVNTASPDLQGKNISDRKMPSGASVVSEQLALVKAKGAGWIDAPWAVSNDATPRQTRSYVKGVTLDGKTLLVGSWFYLD is encoded by the coding sequence ATGCTGAAAAAAATGCTGATGCTGGGGTCGCTGGCGATGTTGACCGTTTTCGTTTGCCTGGGCGCGGCCCAGGCCGCCGATGAAAAAGAAGCCAAGGCCCAGGCCATCGCCGAAAAGGCCGCGGCGCTGATCGAGGCCAAGGGCATGGCCGCCATCGACGAACTGCGCAAGTCCGACGTCGGCGACAACCTGTTCGTCTGCGAGGAAAGCGGCCAGGAGTTGGTCAACACGGCCTCGCCCGATCTGCAGGGCAAAAACATCTCCGACCGCAAAATGCCTTCCGGAGCGTCGGTTGTCAGTGAGCAACTGGCCCTGGTCAAGGCCAAGGGCGCCGGCTGGATCGACGCGCCCTGGGCCGTGTCCAACGACGCGACTCCGCGCCAGACCCGCTCATACGTCAAGGGCGTGACCCTCGACGGCAAGACGCTGCTTGTCGGTTCGTGGTTCTACCTCGATTGA
- a CDS encoding alpha/beta fold hydrolase: MTVLSEKIELLPGVSIQPRIVQTAKGPVECDLSAGDGPVALVCHGGIGGVDQARVIAAWLDPRRYRILSVSRPGYLGTPLDSGRGFEDQADLFAALLDALDLDKAAVIAASAGGPPAYAMAIRHPERVWALVAIDCVSGYYDMPETAGAIAQAIFTTDLGQKLLKKIGEARPDLFLKQIFQSEAYFTKSQLKAHLDYAMGSDEAKDFVRAFMNTMNPYATRKPGTDNDMVLMRQLTHLPVERIACPTLIVHGTHDADVKFYDGVYAHEHIVGSERFWIEEGSHLGFWLSPNAPLAQRAARDFLDRHRP, from the coding sequence GTGACAGTTTTGTCTGAAAAAATCGAATTGCTGCCCGGAGTGTCCATCCAGCCGCGCATCGTCCAGACCGCCAAAGGGCCGGTGGAGTGTGACCTGAGCGCCGGCGACGGCCCGGTGGCGTTGGTCTGCCACGGCGGCATCGGCGGCGTGGACCAAGCCAGGGTCATCGCCGCCTGGCTGGACCCGCGGCGCTATCGCATCTTATCGGTGAGCCGGCCCGGCTACCTGGGCACGCCCCTGGACAGCGGCCGCGGGTTCGAGGATCAGGCGGACCTGTTCGCCGCCCTGCTCGACGCCCTTGACCTGGACAAGGCGGCCGTGATCGCCGCCTCGGCCGGCGGCCCGCCGGCCTACGCCATGGCCATCCGCCACCCGGAGCGCGTCTGGGCCCTGGTGGCCATCGACTGCGTCAGCGGCTATTACGACATGCCCGAGACCGCCGGGGCCATCGCCCAGGCCATTTTCACCACCGATCTGGGCCAGAAGCTGCTGAAAAAAATCGGCGAGGCCCGGCCCGACTTGTTCCTGAAGCAGATATTCCAGTCCGAGGCCTATTTCACCAAGAGCCAACTGAAGGCCCACCTGGATTACGCCATGGGCTCCGATGAGGCCAAGGACTTCGTTCGGGCCTTCATGAACACCATGAACCCCTACGCCACGCGCAAGCCCGGCACCGACAACGATATGGTCTTGATGCGCCAGTTGACGCATCTGCCCGTGGAAAGGATCGCCTGCCCGACGCTGATCGTCCACGGCACCCACGACGCCGACGTCAAGTTCTACGACGGCGTCTACGCCCACGAGCACATCGTCGGCAGCGAGCGTTTCTGGATCGAGGAAGGCTCCCACCTGGGCTTTTGGCTCAGCCCCAACGCGCCCCTGGCCCAGCGGGCGGCCCGGGATTTCCTCGACCGACACCGGCCCTGA